A section of the Delphinus delphis chromosome 1, mDelDel1.2, whole genome shotgun sequence genome encodes:
- the CRYZ gene encoding quinone oxidoreductase encodes MTTGQKLMRAIRVFEFGGPEVLKLQSNVAIPIPKDHQVLIKVQACGVNPVDTYIRSGTYSRKPLLPYTPGLDVAGIIEAVGESVSAFKKGDRVFTTSTISGGYAEYALAADHTVYTLPEKLDFKQGAAIGIPYFTAYRALLHSARVKAGESVLVHGASGGVGIAACQIARAYGLKVLGTAGTEEGQKIVLQNGAHEVFNHKEANYIDKIKKSVGEKGVDVIIEMLANVNLSNDLNLLSHGGRVIVVGSRGPIEINPRDTMAKESSIIGVALYSSTKEEFQQFAAALQAGMEIGWLRPVIGPQYPLEKVAQAHEDIIHSSGATGKMILLLK; translated from the exons ATGACGACTGGACAGAAGTTGATGAGAGCTATTAGAGTTTTTGAATTTGGTGGACCAGAAGTGCTGAAACTCCAGTCGAATGTTGCCATACCAATTCCGAAAGACCATCAG GTTCTAATTAAAGTCCAAGCATGTGGTGTAAACCCGGTGGACACATATATTCGCTCTGGTACTTACAGTAGAAAACCACTTCTACCCTATACTCCTGGCTTAGATGTGGCTGGAATAATAGAAGCTGTCGGAGAGAGTGTATCTGCTTTCAag AAAGGTGACAGGGTTTTCACTACAAGCACAATCTCTGGGGGCTACGCAGAATATGCTCTGGCAGCCGATCACACTGTTTACACACTACCAGAAAAACTGGACTTTAAACAAGGAGCTGCCATCGGGATCCCGTATTTTACTGCCTATCGAGCTCTGCTTCACAG TGCCCGTGTGAAAGCTGGAGAAAGTGTTCTGGTTCATGGGGCTAGTGGAGGG gttGGAATAGCAGCATGCCAAATTGCTAGAGCTTATGGCTTAAAGGTTTTGGGCACAGCTGGTACTGAGGAAGGACAAAAGATTGTTTTGCAAAATGGAGCCCACGAAGTGTTTAATCACAAAGAAGCTAATTACATTGataaaattaag aaatctgttggtGAAAAAGGAGTTGATGTCATTATTGAAATGCTAGCTAATGTAAATCTTAGCAACGATTTGAATCTTTTGTCACATGGAGGACGAGTAATa GTTGTTGGCAGCAGGGGTCCTATTGAAATAAACCCACGGGACACCATGGCAAAGGAATCTAGCATAATAGGAGTTGCTCTCTATTCATCCACCAAG gaGGAATTTCAGCAGTTTGCAGCAGCCCTTCAAGCTGGAATGGAAATTGGTTGGTTGAGACCAGTAATAGGTCCCCAGTATCCATTGGAGAAGGTGGCCCAGGCTCATGAAGATATCATTCATAGCAGTGGGGCTACTGGAAAAATGATTCTTCTCTTAAAATGA